AGTCCCGCGGTGTTGGCATACGCATCCATCACCTCGGTGAACCGCCTGCCCCAGGCGCCCGGGTCGACGAAGCTCGCCAGGAACGCGGGCCCGAGGGAGACCGTCTCGAGGTAGTAGCCGCCGGCGAAGCCTCGGTCGGCGTCGTGCCGAGACTCGTCGGCGATGACGCCCGCCATCGTCTCGCCGCGGTACATGCGCACCGGCTGGTCGAAGCGCGCGTAGACCGAGCCGGTGGTGTGGCGCATGTAGTTGCGGCCCACCTGGCCGGAGGAGTTCGCGAGCCCGTCGGGAAACATCGGACTCGCCGACTGCAGCAGCAGGCGTGGCGTCTCGATAGCGTTGCAGGCGACCGCGACGACCTTCGCCGCCTGCCGCTGCAGGTTGCCCTCGGCATCCAGGTAGAGCACGGCGTCGGCGCGGCCGCTCGCGTCGTGGGTGATCTGCACGACGTGGCTCTCGGGGCGCAGATCGAGCAGCCCGGTCGCGAGGGCGCGCGGGATCTCGCGCACGAGCGTCGACCACTTCGAGCCGTTCTTGTCGCCCTGGAAGTTGAAGCCGTCCTGGATGGATGCGGGCCGGCCGTCGTACTCCTCGGCGTTCGTCGCGTAGGGCCCGGTCGCGTAGTGCTTGTAGCCCACGCGCTCGGCCCCGTTCGCGAACACCTTGTAGTTGTTGTTCGCCGGCAGCGGCTTGCGGCCGTGCGTGTGCGTCGAGCCCATCGCGATCTCGGCGCGGTCATAGAAGGGTGCGAGCTCGTCCAGCGTGATCGGCCAGTCGAGCAGGTTCGCGCCGTCGACGCGACCGTACGTCGAGCGCGCGGCGAACTCGTGCGCCTTGAAGCGCGGCGTCGCGCCCGACCAGTGCGTGGTCGTGCCGCCGACGGCCTTCACGATCCACGCCGGCAGGTTCGGGAA
The window above is part of the Agrococcus sp. ARC_14 genome. Proteins encoded here:
- a CDS encoding GMC family oxidoreductase; this translates as MTAIEHDQEAIVIIGSGAGGGTLAYELTQRGLPVVVLEAGPYLRNEDYHNDEWQAFNQMAWLDPRTTSGSWRVARDFPNLPAWIVKAVGGTTTHWSGATPRFKAHEFAARSTYGRVDGANLLDWPITLDELAPFYDRAEIAMGSTHTHGRKPLPANNNYKVFANGAERVGYKHYATGPYATNAEEYDGRPASIQDGFNFQGDKNGSKWSTLVREIPRALATGLLDLRPESHVVQITHDASGRADAVLYLDAEGNLQRQAAKVVAVACNAIETPRLLLQSASPMFPDGLANSSGQVGRNYMRHTTGSVYARFDQPVRMYRGETMAGVIADESRHDADRGFAGGYYLETVSLGPAFLASFVDPGAWGRRFTEVMDAYANTAGLWIVGEDMPQESNRITLNTSVTDPNGLPVPNVHFDDHANDVALREHGYQRAEALYDAVGALGSQRTPPYPSTHNLGTARMSARPEDGVVDRWGRAHDVPNLFVSDGSQFTTGAAANPTLTIVALAIRQAEYIADELTVGSI